One Primulina tabacum isolate GXHZ01 chromosome 10, ASM2559414v2, whole genome shotgun sequence DNA segment encodes these proteins:
- the LOC142506036 gene encoding uncharacterized protein LOC142506036, translating to MDSLKFCDVRVEKSNSISKYRKIQRITALFRLVELFVFLIIVVRFCSQFPFSVMFSGEHFRSVLVTLISPRFVFVIGNLIVAVLLLKSWRFSAENGGKWTDFYDEYVEKCRRNHRTSSNGKLRDMEMNRSKSEKIPRVSQVEEPRRELRRSTTERCQRTVKAGRRNAAANSGITSYCPEDEMSGEEFRQAVEAFIARQQRLLREEEALSDV from the coding sequence ATGGATTCGCTAAAGTTTTGTGATGTAAGAGTAGAAAAGTCCAACTCAATTTCAAAGTACCGTAAGATTCAGAGAATTACGGCTCTGTTTCGATTGGTGGAGCTTTTTGTTTTCCTGATCATCGTCGTTAGATTCTGCTCACAGTTCCCTTTTTCTGTCATGTTTTCGGGAGAGCATTTCAGGAGTGTTCTGGTGACTTTGATAAGCCCTCGATTTGTTTTCGTCATCGGAAACTTGATAGTCGCCGTTCTGCTGCTGAAATCATGGAGATTCTCAGCTGAAAACGGCGGTAAGTGGACCGATTTTTATGACGAGTATGTGGAAAAATGCCGCAGAAACCATCGAACTAGCAGTAACGGGAAACTGAGAGACATGGAGATGAACCGAAGTAAATCGGAGAAAATACCGAGAGTGTCTCAAGTGGAGGAACCCCGCCGTGAGTTGAGACGAAGCACGACGGAGAGGTGTCAGAGGACAGTGAAAGCTGGGAGGAGAAATGCGGCTGCGAACAGCGGCATCACCTCGTACTGCCCGGAGGACGAGATGAGTGGCGAAGAGTTCCGGCAAGCCGTGGAAGCATTCATTGCCCGGCAGCAGCGGCTGTTGAGGGAAGAAGAAGCACTTTCCGATGTATGA
- the LOC142506229 gene encoding protein PHOTOPERIODIC CONTROL OF HYPOCOTYL 1-like, whose protein sequence is MRICTTVDYVLDPGASRPRFGHAIHGLRITKKTDVNLENDIFRSTRILSDTPCDLCSLSPFYGQGKRGLKIKSLSNFTNSESKGNYVKDSEVTAKNALVQEKDPLSGSTSTPSMKGINMDCNSSRQTSVAFSAHAKFKRPNTELPDLNLDLRPLPATVTSSENGDPPSSRTQSLEMDLLLTHAKQPKHPSSPSLDDSPVANPGNRRVKRLKLSSLHSAQGTKSSSKDETSFQEKLNDNFGSIRGSAVISSEKPTFRKPQGKDQYLSVNPSEKDPGLLLSHAWIQRWQHNGSSSTKNESSAKMFCDPQSSNLTLKGLQNKQFPSIAAMALMGRAMSVFQPCELQKRGSLTVWNAKASQKHG, encoded by the exons ATGAGAATATGCACTACCGTGGATTATGTATTAGACCCTGGAGCAAGCCGTCCTAGGTTTGGTCACGCAATTCACGGTCTGCGAATCACAAAAAAGACTGACGTCAATCTTGAAAATGATATATTTAGGAGCACAAGGATATTAAGTGATACACCCTGTGATCTCTGTAGCCTGTCTCCATTTTATGGCCAAGGTAAgcgaggattgaagattaaaTCTCTAAGTAACTTCACCAATAGTGAAAGCAAAGGAAACTATGTCAAAGATTCTGAAGTTACTGCAAAGAATGCACTTGTTCAGGAGAAGGATCCACTGTCTG GTTCAACTTCTACCCCATCAATGAAG GGCATCAATATGGACTGCAATTCCTCCCGTCAAACTTCTGTTGCTTTCTCAGCACATGCTAAATTCAAGAGGCCAAACACCGAGCTGCCCGACTTGAACTTGGACCTTCGGCCCTTGCCAGCTACCGTAACTTCATCCGAGAACGGTGACCCTCCATCCTCAAGGACTCAAAGTTTGGAGATGGACCTACTCCTGACACATGCCAAGCAGCCTAAACACCCGTCCAGTCCCTCGCTAGATGATTCTCCTGTAGCCAATCCAGGCAATAGACGCGTGAAACGACTTAAATTGAGCTCTTTACACTCCGCCCAAGGCACGAAGAGTTCAAGTAAGGATGAAACCTCGTTTCAAGAAAAACTAAATGATAATTTTGGCTCAATTCGGGGAAGTGCGGTCATTAGCTCGGAAAAACCAACCTTCAGGAAGCCTCAAGGTAAAGATCAGTACCTCTCAGTGAATCCATCGGAGAAGGATCCGGGGTTATTACTTTCGCACGCTTGGATACAGAGGTGGCAACATAATGGATCGTCCAGCACCAAAAATGAGTCCAGTGCAAAGATGTTTTGTGATCCTCAAAGCTCAAATTTGACACTGAAAGGACTCCAAAATAAGCAGTTTCCTAGCATTGCAGCTATGGCGCTTATGGGAAGAGCAATGAGTGTTTTTCAACCATGCGAACTACAAAAAAGGGGTTCTTTAACTGTGTGGAATGCGAAAGCTTCGCAAAAGCATGGCTGA
- the LOC142505070 gene encoding phenylcoumaran benzylic ether reductase Pyrc5-like, giving the protein MAGKSKILIVGGTGYIGKFLVEASAKAGHPTFILVRDSTLSNPAPQRSDLIQNFKKLGVTIVLGDLYDHESLVLTIKKVDIVISTVGYAQLPDQEKIVAAIKEAGNVKRFFPSEFGTDVDRAHAVEPARSMFEQKARFRRFVEVEGIPFTYVSSNLFAGIFLRTLAQIDSKTAPRDKVVILGDGNVKAVYNKEEDIATYTITTVDDPRTMNKILYIRPPSNAISLNDLVSLWEKKIGKNIVRTYIPEEQVLKNIQLASSPRNIRLAICHSAFVKGDQTKFEIEPSFGLEASELYPYVKYSTVDETLNQYV; this is encoded by the exons ATGGCAGGGAAAAGCAAGATTCTGATCGTCGGCGGGACTGGATACATCGGGAAATTCCTCGTGGAAGCCAGCGCTAAAGCCGGCCACCCTACTTTCATTTTAGTCAGGGACTCCACTCTATCGAATCCTGCGCCTCAAAGATCCGACCTCattcaaaatttcaagaaattaGGCGTCACCATTGTCCTT GGAGATTTGTATGATCATGAGAGCTTGGTTCTGACAATAAAGAAAGTGGACATCGTGATATCAACCGTCGGATACGCTCAGTTGCCCGATCAGGAAAAGATTGTTGCCGCAATTAAGGAGGCTGGCAATGTTAAG CGATTCTTTCCTTCGGAATTTGGAACGGATGTTGATCGTGCCCATGCCGTTGAGCCAGCAAGGTCTATGTTTGAGCAAAAGGCTCGGTTTCGCCGTTTTGTTGAGGTTGAAGGAATCCCTTTCACCTACGTCTCAAGCAATTTGTTTGCTGGTATATTTCTTAGAACACTGGCGCAGATAGACTCCAAAACTGCACCAAGGGACAAGGTTGTAATCTTAGGAGATGGGAACGTAAAAG CTGTATATAATAAAGAAGAAGACATAGCCACTTATACCATCACAACAGTGGATGATCCAAGAACCATGAACAAGATCCTCTACATTAGACCTCCTTCCAATGCAATTTCTCTCAATGATCTAGTCTCTTTATGGGAGAAAAAGATTGGCAAAAACATCGTAAGAACATACATTCCAGAGGAACAAGTTCTGAAGAATATTCAAC TTGCCTCATCACCACGAAACATTAGACTAGCCATTTGCCACTCTGCTTTTGTGAAGGGTGATCAGACAAAATTCGAGATCGAACCATCGTTTGGTTTGGAGGCATCGGAGCTTTATCCTTACGTCAAATATTCTACCGTGGATGAGACGCTCAATCAGTACGTTTGA
- the LOC142504739 gene encoding syntaxin-112-like yields MTKRANMGMRQLDPDERNITLIFEEVRAIKNEMEDIIVMLFDLKNIANTPRSTKGSEVLEELIHQMNPNLATILKKAKTIKTRIDLVNKSNKNNRTLSDAYKEGSPVDLTRLAMTRSISLSLNEMMKEFKSLREMIFDACKERRTTEKTVGIRGIFEGNGGSETKEMERYFNEIYQAFLEMAVMVWDRTMDVEQTEKKKKKGRTCWIGCKCFC; encoded by the coding sequence ATGACGAAAAGGGCAAATATGGGGATGAGGCAACTTGATCCTGATGAAAGGAACATCACTTTGATTTTTGAAGAAGTGAGAGCCATCAAGAATGAAATGGAAGACATCATAGTGATGCTATTCGACCTTAAAAACATTGCGAATACCCCGAGATCCACCAAAGGTTCTGAAGTTCTTGAAGAGCTAATTCACCAGATGAATCCGAACTTGGCAACCATTCTCAAAAAGGCTAAAACGATCAAGACTAGGATCGATTTGGTTAATAAGTCCAACAAGAATAATCGTACACTATCGGATGCTTATAAAGAAGGAAGCCCGGTTGATCTGACGAGGCTCGCGATGACTCGTAGCATCTCACTTAGTTTAAATGAAATGATGAAGGAGTTCAAGTCATTGAGGGAGATGATTTTCGACGCGTGTAAAGAGAGGCGCACGACTGAAAAGACGGTCGGGATCCGAGGGATTTTCGAGGGCAATGGAGGATCAGAAACAAAGGAGATGGAGAGGTACTTTAATGAGATATATCAAGCTTTTCTTGAGATGGCTGTGATGGTTTGGGATAGAACAATGGATGTTGAGCAAActgagaagaagaagaaaaagggaAGGACTTGTTGGATTGGATGCAAGTGTTTTTGTTAG